The following are encoded in a window of Flavobacterium cupriresistens genomic DNA:
- a CDS encoding DUF1599 domain-containing protein, with protein sequence MKNTSLEYDSVVTVCRTLFINKMKDYGSAWRILRLPSLTDQIFIKAQRIRSLQENEIRKVDEDESGEFIGIINYSIMALIQLELGVVDQPDLDVEKATELYDAKIKLTKELMEAKNHDYGEAWRDMRVSSLTDLILQKLLRVKQIEDNKGKTLVSEGIDANYQDMINYSIFALILNPMK encoded by the coding sequence ATGAAGAATACTTCTTTAGAATATGATAGCGTAGTAACGGTTTGCCGTACTTTATTTATCAATAAAATGAAAGATTATGGCAGTGCCTGGCGTATTTTGAGACTGCCTTCACTAACCGATCAGATTTTTATAAAAGCGCAACGAATCAGAAGTTTACAGGAAAACGAAATTCGCAAAGTTGATGAGGATGAAAGTGGCGAATTTATCGGAATCATTAACTATTCGATTATGGCTTTGATTCAATTGGAATTAGGCGTTGTTGACCAACCTGATCTGGACGTAGAAAAAGCAACCGAATTATACGACGCTAAAATTAAACTTACTAAGGAATTAATGGAAGCCAAAAATCATGACTATGGCGAAGCATGGCGCGATATGCGTGTGAGTTCGCTTACCGATCTGATTCTGCAAAAACTGCTCCGTGTAAAACAAATCGAAGACAACAAAGGAAAAACTTTAGTCTCTGAAGGCATTGATGCCAATTATCAGGACATGATTAATTATTCCATTTTTGCGTTGATTTTGAACCCAATGAAATAA
- the folP gene encoding dihydropteroate synthase — protein MVMNCKGQLIDLSVPRVMGILNLTPNSFFDGGKYNNEDKIITRATNILTEGADFIDLGGYSSKPNAEFVSEQEEIDRVVPAIELILKHFPDALLSVDTFRAGVAKASIESGAAIINDIAAGELDDKMFDVIAKYNVPYIMMHMRGNPQTMQSMTQYDDILKEMLFYFSEKVQKARSLGINDLILDPGFGFAKTTDQNFEVMQKMELFNLLELPVLAGVSRKSMIYKTLHITAEEALNGTTILNTIALSKGAKILRVHDVKEAVECVTLFTKMSFKQN, from the coding sequence ATTGTAATGAATTGCAAAGGACAACTTATAGATTTGTCAGTTCCCAGAGTAATGGGAATTTTGAATTTGACGCCAAATTCTTTTTTTGATGGAGGAAAATACAATAATGAAGACAAGATCATCACAAGAGCAACTAATATACTAACCGAAGGGGCCGATTTTATTGATCTTGGAGGGTATTCCAGTAAGCCAAATGCAGAATTTGTATCGGAGCAGGAGGAAATTGACCGCGTTGTACCGGCTATAGAACTTATTTTAAAGCATTTTCCTGACGCTTTGTTGTCTGTTGATACTTTTAGAGCTGGAGTTGCTAAAGCAAGTATAGAAAGCGGTGCAGCTATTATAAATGATATTGCAGCAGGTGAGTTAGACGACAAAATGTTTGATGTGATTGCAAAATATAACGTACCCTATATTATGATGCACATGCGTGGCAATCCACAGACGATGCAAAGCATGACGCAGTATGACGATATTTTGAAAGAGATGTTGTTTTATTTTTCTGAAAAAGTACAAAAAGCGAGAAGCCTCGGAATTAATGATTTGATACTGGATCCCGGTTTTGGATTCGCGAAAACGACAGATCAGAATTTTGAAGTGATGCAAAAAATGGAACTTTTTAATCTTTTGGAATTACCTGTTTTGGCTGGTGTTTCCAGAAAATCTATGATTTATAAAACGCTCCACATAACGGCAGAGGAAGCTCTAAACGGTACCACAATTCTTAATACCATTGCTTTATCAAAAGGAGCTAAAATACTGCGCGTTCACGATGTAAAAGAAGCGGTTGAATGCGTTACTTTGTTTACTAAAATGAGTTTTAAACAAAATTAA
- the rlmH gene encoding 23S rRNA (pseudouridine(1915)-N(3))-methyltransferase RlmH has translation MNIKLIAIGKTDNKSLQTLIDDYTKRLSFYIKFDLEIIPDIKNVKNLSESQQKEKEGELILSKLTPTDQLILLDENGKNFSSVGFSEELQKKMNSGIKTLVFVIGGPYGFSDTVYSKAQGKISLSLMTFSHQMVRLFFIEQLYRGFTILRNEPYHHQ, from the coding sequence ATGAACATCAAACTCATCGCCATAGGCAAAACCGACAATAAATCGCTTCAGACTTTGATTGACGATTACACCAAACGTTTGTCATTTTATATCAAATTCGATTTAGAGATTATTCCCGACATCAAAAACGTAAAAAATTTATCTGAGAGTCAGCAAAAGGAAAAAGAAGGCGAGCTAATTCTTTCCAAATTAACCCCAACCGATCAGCTAATTCTACTCGATGAAAACGGGAAAAACTTCTCCAGCGTTGGTTTTTCTGAAGAATTACAAAAGAAAATGAACTCCGGAATCAAAACACTTGTTTTTGTAATCGGAGGTCCTTACGGATTTTCGGACACGGTTTACAGCAAAGCGCAAGGTAAAATTTCGCTTTCCTTAATGACCTTTTCCCACCAAATGGTGCGTTTGTTTTTTATTGAGCAATTGTATCGTGGGTTTACGATTTTAAGAAATGAGCCTTATCATCATCAATAA
- a CDS encoding antibiotic biosynthesis monooxygenase family protein, with translation MILEAAYLYVKPNLATQFESDFTKASQYISSIEGYLGHRLEKCLEIENKYLLLVDWNTLEDHTVGFRTSAAYLEWKKLLHHYYEPFPVVEHFETVFKNKKP, from the coding sequence ATGATTCTGGAAGCAGCCTATCTTTACGTAAAACCAAATTTGGCAACTCAATTTGAAAGCGATTTTACAAAAGCAAGTCAGTACATTTCTTCTATTGAAGGCTATTTAGGGCATCGCTTAGAAAAATGTCTGGAGATAGAAAACAAATACCTTTTACTAGTAGACTGGAATACATTGGAAGATCATACTGTAGGTTTCAGAACTTCAGCCGCATACTTAGAATGGAAGAAACTTTTACATCATTATTACGAGCCGTTTCCTGTCGTAGAACATTTTGAAACCGTTTTTAAAAATAAGAAGCCATAG